The following is a genomic window from Lysinibacillus sp. JNUCC-52.
AATAAAAAACTATTGACATTTTTCTGAATAATTAATATCATCTTTATAAGTTTACTTGGTATTAAAGTAAAGATGTACTTAGTTAGTAAATCCACGTAAATTAATAAACCAATAACAATAGAACTTTTCGTTTCGAAAAGCTGACTAGTAAAAACTAGAGGCCCTTAAGTATTTATTTACTTAAGGGTTTTATTTTGTTCAAAAGTAAAGGAGGCAAGCAAGTGAGTGAACGAGCACTCGTAATTGAACATTTGAATAAAATTTTTACAACGCAGAGTGAGCAGATTGTGGCATTACAAGACGTCGATTTGCATGTGAAGCAAGGAGAATTTATGACTGTCATTGGGCCAAGTGGCTGTGGAAAAAGCACGCTGCTGAAAATTATAGCTGGGCTTGATGTAGACTACGTCGGGAAAGTTGAACTAAATGGTCAGCCTATAAAAGGACCAACTTTAGAAAAAGGCTTTATTTTTCAAGAGCCGCGATTATTTCCTTGGTTAACGCTAGAAAAAAATATTGCGGGCGACCAATCTTTAAAAGATCCTCAAGTGCGTGAACGTGTAAATAGGCTTATTCAGTTAGTAAAGCTTGAAGGATTTGAAAAAGCTTACCCTAAAGAGCTTTCAGGTGGCATGGCACAGCGTGTATCAATTGCGCGAGCATTACTACGAAACCCTGACATTTTATTACTAGATGAACCTTTTGGCGCTTTGGATGCATTTACACGTTCACATATGCAAGAAGTATTGTTAAATATTTGGGAAACAAATAAAACGACAATGATTTTTGTGACACATGATTTAGATGAAGCTGTGTTTTTAGGACAACGAGTAGTAGTGATGAATCCAAGACCAGGTCACATTAAATCTGTATTACCGATTGAGTTAGCTTTTCCAAGAAAGCGTTCATCACACGGATTCCAGGAGATGCGTCGAGCAGTGTTAAATGAATTTGAAAAGGTCGAAGAAGAATCTTACACGGTAGGTGCTGGAATTTAAAAGGGGATGAATGAAGATGAGAAAACAAGTGACAATATTGGCGTTATTTTTAGCGCTCATTGTTTTTATTATAGGTTGTGCACAGGATGATACAACTTCAAAAGATTCGCAAGCTTCAGAAGATGTAGTAGTCAAAATTGGTGTTCAAGGAAGTGGTGGCCTATTCGGTAAGGCACAAGAAGAGAAGTTATTTGAAAAGGCATTTGCAAAATACGGAGCAACAGTTGAATGGGTCGAGTTTCAAAGTGGTCCTCCTATGACTGAGGCAATTGCGTCGAATAAATTAGACTTTGCTGGGCTTGGCAATATGCCAATTATTGCTGCCCAGGCTGCTGGTATTCCATTTACTGTGATTTCACAAGTGCTAGAAGGTAAGAAAAATGTTGGTGTTGTGGTGAACTCAGCAAGTGGCATTACAAGCTTGCATGATTTAGTTGGCAAAAAGGTTGCAGTTGGCAAAGGGACGAACGCATATGACTTTTTATTACGCGGGCTCTTTAAAGAGGGGATTGATCCAGAAAAACTTGAAATAATTAATCTAAATCCAGACGAGGCACAGGCTGCGTTTGATGCAAAAAGTGTGGATGCGTGGGCAGTTTGGGAACCGTATTTAACGATCAATACTTTATCTGGGAAAGGGACAATTATCGCAGATGGGGAAAAGCTTAATCTTTTGTCACCATCCTATCAAATTGTTCGTACTTCATTTGCCGAGAAACACCCAGATTTAGTAGTTGCTTTT
Proteins encoded in this region:
- a CDS encoding ABC transporter ATP-binding protein is translated as MSERALVIEHLNKIFTTQSEQIVALQDVDLHVKQGEFMTVIGPSGCGKSTLLKIIAGLDVDYVGKVELNGQPIKGPTLEKGFIFQEPRLFPWLTLEKNIAGDQSLKDPQVRERVNRLIQLVKLEGFEKAYPKELSGGMAQRVSIARALLRNPDILLLDEPFGALDAFTRSHMQEVLLNIWETNKTTMIFVTHDLDEAVFLGQRVVVMNPRPGHIKSVLPIELAFPRKRSSHGFQEMRRAVLNEFEKVEEESYTVGAGI
- a CDS encoding aliphatic sulfonate ABC transporter substrate-binding protein, whose translation is MRKQVTILALFLALIVFIIGCAQDDTTSKDSQASEDVVVKIGVQGSGGLFGKAQEEKLFEKAFAKYGATVEWVEFQSGPPMTEAIASNKLDFAGLGNMPIIAAQAAGIPFTVISQVLEGKKNVGVVVNSASGITSLHDLVGKKVAVGKGTNAYDFLLRGLFKEGIDPEKLEIINLNPDEAQAAFDAKSVDAWAVWEPYLTINTLSGKGTIIADGEKLNLLSPSYQIVRTSFAEKHPDLVVAFLQTYDELLQWELEHEEEAVNRYAKERNLPVALMEETRKRARGISIPVSEEVIAEHQRTADFQFKIGTIRKEINVSDVFDNQYIEKALKL